Proteins encoded in a region of the Populus nigra chromosome 3, ddPopNigr1.1, whole genome shotgun sequence genome:
- the LOC133688699 gene encoding leucine-rich repeat receptor protein kinase HPCA1-like, which yields MGLGGATARLLFFLSFFTSGIHLLLSDTDPRDAAALKSLKSQWQNTPPSWDQSDDPCGAPWEGVTCSNSRITALGLSTMSLVGKLSGDIGGLAELRSLDLSFNSNLTGPLSPRLGDLLNLSILILAGCGFSGSIPDELGNLAKLSFLALNSNKFSGGIPPSLGKLSKLYWLDLADNQLTGTIPISKGTIPGLDLLLNAKHFHFNKNQLSGSLPPELFNSDMMLIHVLFDGNQLEGDIPSTICQVQSLEVLRLDRNSLDGEVPDNLNNLTSLNELNLAHNKLRGPFPNLTRMDALNYVDLSNNSFESSEAPDWFLTLPSLTTLVIEQGSLQGTFPSEVFSFPQIQQVLLRNNAFNGSFNMSVSISPQLQLVDLQNNQISSVTLTADYTNRLILVGNPVCIALTNTSYCQLQQQSTKPYSTSLANCGSKLCPIEQKLSPQSCECAYPYEGTLYFRGPSFRELSNDNTFHSLEMSLWDQLGLTPGSVFLQNPFFNVDDYLQVQVALFPPTGNFFNRSEIQRIGFALSNQTYKPPKYFGPYYFIASNYPFPDGSRGKSLSTGVVGGIGIGCGLLVMSLVGVGIYAIRQKKRAEKAIGLSKPFASWAPSGNDSGGAPQLKGARWFSYDELKKCTCNFSQSNEIGSGGYGKVYRGMLSDGQVVAIKRAQKGSMQGGHEFKTEIELLSRVHHKNLVGLVGFCFEQGEQMLVYEYMPNGTLRESLSGKSGIYLDWKRRLRIALGSARGLTYLHELADPPIIHRDVKTTNILLDENLTAKVADFGLSKLVSDISKGHVSTQVKGTLGYLDPEYYMTQQLTEKSDVYSFGVVMLELIIAKQPIEKGKYIVREVRMTMDRDDEEHHGLKEIMDPGIRNMGNLVGFRRFLELAMQCVEESAAERPPMSEVVKEIEMILKNDGMNTNSTTSASSSATDFGASRVGPLRHPYNDIAKNKDVNSVDNVNHDAFDHSGGSTLSGKAESP from the exons CGGCAGCACTCAAATCACTCAAGAGTCAATGGCAAAATACACCACCTAGCTGGGACCAGTCTGATGATCCATGTGGAGCACCCTGGGAAGGAGTCACATGCTCCAATTCAAGGATCACTGCATT GGGGTTATCAACCATGAGCCTCGTAGGGAAGCTAAGTGGTGATATTGGAGGACTGGCCGAATTGAGATCCTT GGACCTGTCATTTAACTCAAACCTCACAGGACCCCTCTCTCCACGGTTAGGAGACCTGCTAAACTTGAGCATCCT AATCCTTGCTGGTTGTGGCTTCAGCGGTAGTATTCCAGATGAGCTGGGCAATCTCGCCAAGCTATCCTTCTT GGCTCTCAACTCAAACAAGTTCTCTGGCGGAATCCCACCTTCCCTGGGTAAACTCTCCAAACTCTACTGGCTGGACCTTGCAGACAATCAATTGACAGGAACCATCCCAATCTCGAAAGGCACCATCCCAGGCTTGGACCTGCTACTAAATGCTAAGCACTT CCATTTCAATAAAAACCAGCTTTCAGGTTCCCTTCCACCTGAACTTTTCAACTCTGATATGATGCTGATACACGT ATTGTTCGATGGGAACCAACTTGAAGGAGATATTCCCTCCACAATATGCCAAGTTCAGAGTCTTGAGGTTCT TCGACTTGACAGAAATTCTTTAGATGGGGAGGTCCCAGATAATTTGAACAACCTCACGAGCCTCAACGAATT GAATTTAGCACACAATAAGCTGAGAGGCCCTTTTCCAAATTTAACTAGAATGGACGCCCTCAATTATGT GGATCTTAGCAACAATTCTTTCGAATCTTCAGAAGCTCCTGATTGGTTCTTAACCTTACCATCTCTCACCACCTT AGTTATAGAGCAAGGATCTCTTCAAGGGACTTTTCCATCAGAAGTCTTCAGTTTTCCTCAGATACAGCAAGT GTTGTTGAGGAATAATGCATTCAATGGCTCCTTCAACATGAGTGTCAGCATCAGTCCACAACTCCAACTTGTTGATCTGCAGAACAACCAGATTTCCTCCGTAACACTGACGGCTGATTACACAAACAGATTAAT ACTTGTAGGAAACCCAGTGTGCATTGCTCTCACAAATACCAGTTACTGTCAACTCCAGCAACAGTCTACAAAGCCTTATTCCACTAGCCTTGCAAATTGTGGAAGTAAACTGTGTCCCATTGAACAGAAGCTCAGCCCTCAGAGTTGTGAATGTGCTTATCCATATGAAGGGACTCTGTACTTCAGAGGACCCTCCTTCCGGGAATTGTCCAATGATAATACGTTTCACTCACTAGAGATGTCACTTTGGGACCAGCTGGGCCTAACTCCTGGTTCAGTTTTTCTTCAGAACCCTTTTTTTAACGTTGACGACTACCTTCAGGTGCAGGTCGCGCTATTTCCACCCactggaaatttttttaataggtcTGAAATTCAGAGGATTGGATTTGCCTTGAGCAACCAAACGTACAAGCCTCCCAAATATTTTGGGCCCTACTATTTTATTGCATCGAATTACCCTTTTCCAG ATGGTTCCAGAGGAAAGTCTTTGAGCACTGGTGTGGTTGGTGGCATAGGAATTGGCTGTGGCTTACTGGTTATGAGCCTTGTTGGAGTAGGGATATATGCAATTCGTCAGAAGAAACGTGCAGAAAAAGCTATTGGATTAAGTAAACCATTTG CTTCTTGGGCTCCGAGCGGCAATGATAGTGGCGGGGCACCTCAGTTGAAGGGAGCAAGATGGTTCTCTTATGACGAACTTAAAAAGTGCACTTGCAACTTTTCGCAAAGTAATGAGATAGGTTCTGGAGGCTATGGAAAG GTGTATAGAGGAATGCTTTCTGATGGCCAAGTTGTGGCAATCAAAAGAGCTCAGAAGGGATCAATGCAGGGAGGGCACGAGTTCAAGACTGAAATTGAGTTGCTATCACGGGTCCATCACAAGAACCTTGTTGGTCTTGTGGGTTTCTGTTTTGAACAAGGAGAACAGATGCTAGTCTATGAATACATGCCTAATGGAACATTGCGGGAAAGCTTGTCAG GAAAGTCTGGCATTTATCTTGACTGGAAAAGGAGACTTCGCATTGCTCTTGGCTCGGCTAGAGGATTAACTTACTTGCACGAGCTTGCGGACCCTCCTATAATCCACAGAGACGTCAAGACCACCAACATTCTGTTGGATGAAAACTTAACTGCAAAGGTTGCTGATTTTGGCCTGTCAAAGCTGGTATCAGACATCTCAAAAGGACATGTTTCAACTCAGGTTAAAGGCACCCTG GGCTATCTGGATCCAGAATATTACATGACACAACAATTAACGGAGAAGAGCGATGTGTACAGTTTTGGGGTGGTCATGCTTGAACTGATAATAGCAAAGCAGCCTATAGAGAAAGGGAAGTACATTGTCCGGGAAGTAAGAATGACAATGGACAGGGATGATGAAGAGCACCATGGAttgaaagaaataatggatCCAGGCATTAGAAACATGGGGAATCTTGTAGGATTTCGGAGGTTTTTGGAATTGGCAATGCAGTGTGTTGAAGAGTCAGCAGCAGAACGTCCACCAATGAGTGAGGTGGTGAAGGAAATAGAAATGATACTGAAAAATGATGGGATGAACACGAACTCAACTACATCAGCATCTTCTTCTGCTACAGACTTTGGAGCTTCAAGAGTTGGTCCTCTTAGACATCCTTACAATGACATAGCTAAGAATAAGGATGTTAACAGCGTTGACAATGTCAATCACGATGCCTTTGATCACAGTGGTGGCTCCACCCTCTCAGGAAAAGCTGAATCACCGTAG
- the LOC133689360 gene encoding probable galacturonosyltransferase 7, which yields MKGYHNNHNQGKRRWRCLVIGVLFLVLLSMLVPLVFLLGLYHNGFHSTGHPSDPQTSSSASYTDQSNHVKQLIENFAPTLSNIHQVINFTSGAENKTTSSGSIHGAPAVSPAVPQPPLRRNNAVTTGTDEITKHKRSAFEESEKCELRFGGYCHWCDEHRESMKDFMVNKLKDQLFVARAYYPTIAKLLSQEKLTNEMRQNIQELERILSESSTDADLPPQIQKNLQKMENVIAKAKTFPVDCNNVDKKLRQILDLTEEETNFHMKQSAFLYQLAVQTMPKGLHCLSMRLLVEYFKSSVHDKELPLSERYSNPSLQHYVIFSTNVLAASVVINSTAVHARESGNLVFHVLTDGMNYFAMKLWFLRNTYKEAAVQVLNVENVTLKYHDKEALKSMSLPLEYRVSFHTVNNPPATHLRTEYVSVFSHTHYLIPSIFEKLKRVVVLDDDVVVQRDLSDLWNIDMGGKVNGALQLCSVQLGQLRNFLGKGSFDENSCAWMSGLNVIDLVRWRELDLTKTYWKLGQEVSKGTGSAEAVALSTSLLTFQDLVYPLDGVWALSGLGHDYGIDVQAIKKAAVLHFNGQMKPWLELGIPKYKQYWKRFLNRDDLFLGECNVNP from the exons atgaaaggctatcataataATCACAATCAAGGGAAAAGGCGATGGAGGTGTCTGGTGATAGGCGTGCTGTTCCTGGTGCTGCTTTCAATGCTCGTTCCTCTCGTCTTCTTGCTTGGCCTTTACCACAACGGCTTTCACTCCACCG GACACCCCTCTGATCCACAaacttcttcttctgcttcGTAT ACAGATCAGTCAAACCACGTGAAGCAACTTATTGAGAATTTTGCGCCAACTCTTTCTAATATTCATCAA GTTATAAACTTTACAAGTGGAGCAGAAAATAAGACCACAAGTTCAGGTTCTATTCATG GTGCTCCTGCGGTATCCCCAGCTGTACCTCAACCACCTCTCAGGAGAAAT AATGCTGTAACTACTGGTACAGATGAAATCACCAAGCACAAAAGAAGTGCGTTTGAGGAAAGTGAAAAATGTGAGCTCAGATTTGGAGGCTATTGCCATTGGTGTGACGAGCATAGAGAAAGTATGAAGGATTTTATGGTGAATAAATTGAAGGACCAGCTTTTTGTGGCTAGAGCATATTATCCTACTATTGCAAAGCTTCTATCTCAAGAGAAGTTAACTAATGAAATGAGACAAAATATTCAAGAACTGGAGCGTATTCTTAGTGAAAGCTCAACAGATGCTGATCTTCCACCACA AATTCAGAAGAACTTACAGAAGATGGAAAATGTGATAGCCAAAGCTAAAACATTCCCTGTGGATTGTAATAACGTTGACAAGAAATTGAGACAGATACTTGATCTAACCGAGGAAGAAACTAACTTTCACATGAAGCAGAGTGCTTTCCTTTATCAACTTGCAGTGCAGACCATGCCAAAGGGTCTCCACTGCCTCTCTATGAGACTGCTCGTGGAATATTTTAAATCTTCTGTACATGATAAGGAGCTCCCTCTGTCTGAAAGATATTCAAATCCATCATTGCAACACTATGTTATATTCTCCACAAATGTACTTGCTGCTTCAGTTGTAATCAACTCCACTGCTGTGCATGCAAGA GAAAGTGGGAATCTGGTTTTTCATGTTCTGACAGATGGAATGAATTATTTTGCAATGAAACTATGGTTCCTAAGAAATACTTACAAGGAAGCTGCTGTCCAAGTTTTGAATGTTGAAAATGTTACCCTGAAATATCATGATAAGGAGGCTCTGAAAAGCATGTCTCTGCCTTTGGAGTATCGTGTGTCTTTCCATACTGTTAATAATCCACCAGCCACTCATTTAAGAACAGAATATGTATCTGTTTTTTCTCATACTCACTATCTCATTCCTAGTATATTTGAGAAGTTGAAGAGAGTTGTAGTTCTGGATGATGATGTTGTAGTCCAGCGGGACTTGTCTGACCTATGGAACATCGACATGGGAGGGAAAGTAAATGGTGCTTTACAGTTATGTTCAGTGCAGTTGGGTCAGCTAAGAAATTTTCTGGGAAAAGGCAGTTTTGATGAAAACTCGTGTGCATGGATGTCCGGATTAAATGTTATTGATCTGGTTAGGTGGAGAGAGCTAGATCTTACTAAAACTTATTGGAAGCTGGGACAAGAG GTAAGCAAGGGAACAGGATCTGCTGAAGCCGTTGCATTGAGCACAAGCTTGCTTACCTTTCAAGACCTAGTATATCCTCTTGATGGTGTATGGGCTTTGTCTGGACTGGGTCATGACTATGGGATTGATGTCCAAGCCATTAAGAAGGCTGCAGTGTTGCACTTTAATGGACAAATGAAACCATGGCTTGAGCTAGGAATTCCCAAGTATAAACAGTACTGGAAGAGGTTTCTCAACCGAGATGATCTATTCTTGGGTGAGTGCAATGTGAATCCATAA
- the LOC133688053 gene encoding protein SCARECROW-like: MAAAASYLLGRLSNDSISINNITIDNSGGSCSNIDNASTASLTSASLLTNGGNQATTIPVVEAATGRMVRKRMASEMMEVQSTMTPLNQRLSRGNTNVYSLSISDNNNDDIIGMTRGIGASSFTSCSNNNINPNNLNPILYPLLNYSTMTSMLPSSTNLTAITSAGSASVSVSGFLSSTPSTNLATSCNDNQSQLPAVCGFSGLPLFPPERERNIVRSNAVPPPGLITTSSASTPTPPSMEDAAPATAWIDGIIKDLLHSSTNVSVPQLIQNVRDIIYPCNPNLASLLEYRLRSLTDPIIPANIYPVERRRNKEAAAVPLPFQRNYNQGHAPSGLSLDLDHVSNSAPPVSSHVVSHYSNWGPTPPLICQPNIQQQHQQPQVHLVHDQQQQESPSSTSNVTPTILALNQGHPPQQAQDQQQEKSSSAETQVASSTPPPSSSVAASRDKKEEMRQQKRNEEGLHLLTLLLQCAEAVSADNFEEANKMLLEISELSTPFGTSAQRVAAYFSEAMSARLVSSCLGIYATLPSMPQSHTQKMASAFQVFNGISPFVKFSHFTANQAIQEAFEREDRVHIIDLDIMQGLQWPGLFHILASRPGGPPYVRLTGLGTSSEALEATGKRLSDFANKLGLPFEFIPVAEKVGNLNPERLNVSKSEAVAVHWLQHSLYDVTGSDTNMLYLLQRLAPKVVTVVEQDLSHAGSFLGRFVEAVHYYSALFDSLGASYGEESEERHVVEQQLLSREIRNVLAVGGPSRSGDVKFHNWREKLQQSGFKCISLAGNAANQANLLLGMFPSDGYTLAEDKGTLKLGWKDLCLLTASAWRPFHVSIETATTTINHHHHHHRFVTA; this comes from the exons ATGGCAGCAGCGGCCTCGTATTTACTCGGTAGACTTAGCAACGACAGCATTAGTATCAATAACATCACCATTGACAATAGCGGTGGCAGCTGCAGCAACATCGACAACGCCAGTACTGCTTCATTGACAAGTGCCTCCTTGCTTACCAACGGCGGCAACCAAGCAACGACAATACCAGTAGTAGAAGCAGCAACTGGAAGGATGGTGAGGAAGAGGATGGCTTCGGAGATGATGGAAGTGCAATCAACAATGACTCCTCTAAATCAGAGGTTATCTCGTGGTAACACCAACGTCTATTCACTTTCAATATCAGACAACAATAATGATGATATTATTGGTATGACTAGAGGTATCGGTGCCTCTTCTTTTACTAGTTGTTCTAACAACAATATTAACCCTAATAACCTCAACCCAATCTTATATCCACTCCTCAACTACTCCACTATGACTTCTATGTTACCTTCTTCCACGAACTTGACAGCTATTACATCAGCCGGGTCTGCTTCTGTGTCCGTTTCTGGGTTTTTATCCTCTACGCCATCGACCAACTTAGCCACTAGCTGTAATGACAACCAATCCCAACTCCCAGCCGTATGTGGTTTCTCTGGTCTGCCCTTGTTCCCTCctgaaagagaaagaaacattGTCCGTTCGAACGCCGTCCCTCCACCCGGCCTTATCACTACCAGCTCTGCTTCTACCCCTACGCCTCCTTCTATGGAAGATGCCGCACCCGCCACTGCCTGGATTGATGGCATCATAAAGGACCTGCTCCACAGTTCCACCAACGTGTCCGTTCCTCAGCTCATTCAGAATGTGAGGGATATTATCTACCCTTGCAACCCCAATCTAGCCTCCCTTCTCGAGTACAGGCTCCGGTCCCTGACAGACCCGATAATCCCGGCCAATATTTACCCGGTGGAGAGGAGAAGGAATAAGGAGGCGGCAGCAGTGCCGTTGCCGTTTCAGAGGAATTATAATCAAGGGCATGCCCCTTCCGGCCTCTCTCTTGATCTTGATCACGTCTCCAATTCCGCTCCTCCAGTTTCTTCACATGTTGTAAGTCACTACTCTAACTGGGGGCCGACGCCACCTCTCATTTGCCAACCAAACATCCAACAGCAACACCAGCAGCCACAAGTCCACCTTGTTCATGATCAGCAACAGCAAGAGAGTCCATCTTCAACTTCCAATGTTACACCAACTATTCTAGCATTAAATCAAGGGCATCCTCCACAACAAGCACAAGATCAGCAGCAGGAAAAATCATCATCTGCGGAGACACAAGTAGCCAGTAGCACACCTCCTCCCTCTTCATCAGTAGCTGCCAGCCGAGATAAGAAAGAGGAGATGCGGCAGCAAAAGAGAAACGAAGAAGGCTTGCACCTTCTGACCTTGCTCCTCCAATGCGCGGAGGCTGTCTCAGCTGATAATTTTGAGGAAGCTAACAAGATGCTACTTGAAATCTCGGAGCTGTCCACGCCTTTTGGAACTTCAGCGCAGCGTGTGGCTGCGTACTTCTCGGAGGCTATGTCAGCGAGGTTGGTCAGCTCATGCTTGGGGATATACGCGACGCTTCCTTCAATGCCTCAAAGCCATACCCAGAAGATGGCTTCGGCCTTTCAGGTGTTCAATGGAATTAGCCCTTTTGTCAAGTTCTCTCATTTCACAGCAAACCAAGCGATTCAAGAAGCGTTTGAAAGGGAAGATAGAGTTCACATCATAGATCTGGACATCATGCAAGGTTTGCAGTGGCCTGGCCTATTTCATATCCTAGCATCTAGGCCCGGTGGACCACCATATGTCCGCTTGACGGGGCTGGGGACTTCCTCGGAGGCTCTTGAAGCAACTGGGAAACGTTTGTCTGACTTTGCAAACAAACTGGGACTTCCCTTCGAGTTCATTCCAGTGGCCGAAAAAGTTGGAAATTTGAACCCAGAGAGGCTTAATGTTAGCAAGAGTGAGGCTGTTGCCGTCCACTGGTTGCAACACTCGCTCTACGATGTCACTGGTTCCGATACGAATATGCTTTATCTGCTGCAAAG GTTGGCACCAAAAGTAGTGACAGTGGTAGAACAGGACCTGAGCCACGCGGGATCCTTCCTGGGAAGGTTTGTGGAGGCCGTACATTACTACTCCGCACTGTTCGACTCATTGGGAGCAAGCTACGGGGAAGAGAGCGAGGAGAGGCATGTAGTGGAACAGCAGTTGCTATCGAGAGAGATACGCAATGTATTGGCTGTGGGAGGGCCTTCCAGAAGTGGGGATGTCAAGTTCCACAACTGGAGGGAAAAGCTTCAACAGTCTGGGTTCAAATGCATCTCTCTTGCTGGAAATGCTGCTAACCAGGCCAATTTGCTACTTGGCATGTTTCCCTCTGATGGTTATACATTAGCAGAGGATAAGGGCACCCTCAAGCTTGGGTGGAAAGACCTTTGCTTGCTCACCGCTTCAGCCTGGAGACCTTTCCATGTTAGCATTGAAACTGCTACTACCACCatcaaccaccaccaccaccaccaccgcttTGTCACAGCCTAG